The Drosophila suzukii unplaced genomic scaffold, CBGP_Dsuzu_IsoJpt1.0 scf_17, whole genome shotgun sequence nucleotide sequence TcgagatataattaaaaaaaaggagaTAAACAAACTAATAACAAAAATTGTCTAGATGATCTTTTTGTGATCAGGGGTTTAATTCTACTAAGAACACCCAGAATCCTTCTTGGAATATTTTGGCAGtatataaaactaaaaaaataaccATTATccttcaaattaaaaaaaaacgggaaagataaaaataaaactatgATTCATATGAAAAGCACTGGAataattggtttttttttttaaatgttcctTGATCATgacatttttgttaaaaaaaattaattgtgATTGTCTAAGGTACTTGCTTCAAacataatattaaaatctGAATACATTTATgtataaaatgaaaaacatCGACGGTgtcatacatacatacaatgCACATatattgttaaatatttaattttagcgGTGAGTATTGGCTATCGTCAAGGCAAACCCAATCGTAAGTTGGGGAACGTATTTCGAAACAAATAGTTATGGGTCGAATCTTTTTTACGCAAAACAGCACGCATGCAAATTTAACTAGCAAATGTGCGTGCTGGGTGCAGTCTTTTGGGTGCCATCTGGGTGTATTTCAATATAGTGCATCCAGGTGTATTTTAGTGGGAATGTAAAAAAACAAACTCAAAAAGAACTTTTTTACAATCGTCTTTTTTCGGTACTGTTCTCTTGACaagcaaataataaagacaaaagGGAACATGCAGGGAAGCGAGCGGTTTTTCTTGTCTCTTGCATTTCTCGTCAGTTGCATTTTTAGTTCTGAAAAGTGAAGTTCGTGCCACgtgttttgaaaaagtttgttgctttctgccaccaattttacatcattttaattttttacattttaagtAACATGTAGATAATTTAGTTCAATATgaacacaaaaaaataacacaGTACATGTACATTGAACATTCAAACCAAAAACATATtaagcaaataaaataattattatttatatgtaAATTGTACATACAACAGTGTTATTGtgccaaaataaatatattgtatatttgtaatatatatatacatgtttcaaaatatataatattcaatttgctttttatttttcagaATAGCAAAAAATTAACGGGCACACCAAGGACTGAACTGCGTAAATGACAAAAGTACATAAACAAGAAGGAAGCAGCAAAGCCCCGTACAGAAGGGGTGTTACTCCGATCAAAAATTAGTGGCGTTCTTgaatattgaaataaaaaataaatatgaaatttaaaTCCAGTTTTATGTATTCATGGGGAATACTTCCAGatatttggtttttaaatgCTTCTAGGTGCATTCCTGGGTACATGTtacaggtgcattaaaaaagagtacacccagaaggagtttagtatgttgcttccaggtgcattaaaaaagagtgcACCCAGAATGTGTTTAGGTTGTTACTTTCTGGTGCAATAAAGAGTACACCAAGGTGtttagtatgttgcttccaggtgcattaaaaaagagtgcACCCATAATGTGTTTAGTTTGTTACTTCCAGGTGCATTCCAGATATATGCTACCAGACGCATTCATTTACGACTGGGAATCTCTATTTTGCATGCATGAACTCTTGTTTTTTCGGTGGTGGATGTGGATCGAAATCGATACTGCAGCCAGTGAGAAAGGtcgaaaataatttatatcaGCAGCTGTTCTGTTGGCCTGTGATAGCAATAACAATAAGGGAGAAAGCCATCTGCAGTTTCGTAGCGGCTGAGGCAAAGAAAGATTATCCTTCGGCGCGGACACAACATAACACCAGCAATTTACAAACGCAAACGGGGAGCTATCTGCTTCAACACAAAAATCTAATGGAGTTGGTGGAAAACGGCGAGAGATCCTCTGGCCCCGATCCGTTCGGCTGGTGGGCTTTGCCGGAGCCTGCGCTTTTAATGGTCTTTGAGCGCCTGAGTGTGGTTGATCTCCTGAAGACCAGCCTATGCTGTCGGAGGTGGCACAGCATTGCCCAAGACGATCTGCTATGGCGCCATAAGTTTCAGGAGCACTTCAAGGCCTCTCAGAGCATTCTGCTTAGACCAGGGGCCGAAAGCTGGCGATCGGAGTACCAGCGCCTATCCATGCATATTCCCTTTGTCCAGGCGCAGAGTCTGGAGCCTACAATGGAAAATAACCATGGACACACGCACCAGGTGCTGCATGTGAGCTTTGCCCACAACGGCGAAATGTTTGCCACATGTTCCAAGGACGGCTATGTGATAGTGAGACCTTATCGGATCCGTAAAGAATACATAGATACCAATCTCATACTTGCAGGTATGGAACGCTACGCACCCGTGTACTGAGAAGTACGCGCACAACATGAAGCAGTTTAGCTGGAAGTATTCTCAGTACTCGCAGTTCAATCAGAGCGACACCTTGCTCCTAGTCTCGGGTGTCCATTTTGGCTCGCCCCAGTCCACATCTGGGGAAATTGCGGTATTTTATCTGGGGGCAACTGAGTCACACCTACGCTGCCGGGTAGTTAACCGTCCATACGACATTTTTGGCACCTGGTTCAGTGACCAATATTTGATCTCGGGCGATTTGCACTGGCTGGCGCATCTTGTGAGCACCTCGGTTCTGTGGCTTAACAAGGCTAACCAGGAAATTGACTCAGAACACGTTCCCATAATGAGCCAGCTATACAAGTTCTATAACAGGAACGCGAGTTCAGTGAGAGCCGTAATGGTAGCCAGGTGTCCGTGGCTGGACGAGAGCAACGATCCGCTAGCCACGGTGGCTCAGCAAGAACCTCACAGTGCGGCGTTTTTACCGCACAAAAGCGATCAGGGGTCGATCTCGCAGGCGAGTGGCAATCCT carries:
- the Fbw5 gene encoding F-box/WD repeat-containing protein 5, producing MELVENGERSSGPDPFGWWALPEPALLMVFERLSVVDLLKTSLCCRRWHSIAQDDLLWRHKFQEHFKASQSILLRPGAESWRSEYQRLSMHIPFVQAQSLEPTMENNHGHTHQVLHVSFAHNGEMFATCSKDGYVIVWNATHPCTEKYAHNMKQFSWKYSQYSQFNQSDTLLLVSGVHFGSPQSTSGEIAVFYLGATESHLRCRVVNRPYDIFGTWFSDQYLISGDLHWLAHLVSTSVLWLNKANQEIDSEHVPIMSQLYKFYNRNASSVRAVMVARCPWLDESNDPLATVAQQEPHSAAFLPHKSDQGSISQASGNPLPHAASLQRTRSAISEEYYLPDIRERRSSSRRGDSTIHYLQEYREAVASANEPNEYDEERYDSMDVQEEFDEMENSMPRYLIFSTGSKTFTPHQIGFKRIHNVYFPKKLDPGPTLKERIAAKRAAEQHQTPRTDPDWWDYESVKDRFDKVDKVIDLHGHIIGMALSPDHRFLYVNTRPWPKNYVIINPLEPPPIAQEIDIHVIDLMTLKRVGNMLRSHKAYTPSTECFFIFLDVCDEYVASGAEDQHAYLWDRYYGISLAKFKHSDVVNSVAFNPRDSEMLITTSDDYTIKVWRSRAKAKEFNIPNNVSESFELKTKN